One Fusarium falciforme chromosome 12, complete sequence DNA window includes the following coding sequences:
- a CDS encoding uncharacterized protein (Expressed protein), which yields MAPSLFSVLTLAAALHAIPAYGQGEQQPLNEATGGTYHDTYPEARPAEITIFNDPKWPCVAETGQPSVDLDVPLNTCVSANFTLDSNVHLMSPGLCPGGNKSPYISIYPSSSCTGISNHPTWYDRRVALNGPGYCLGKAVWGSMITPPEGQWSMEFRCDGTESDEPMRFLHVTLPEPPAKAKPEPARPRPKTASVSDSACYISGMGMAGAPKFIFQRPEADVCVNVAPKHRLKIYRNALCPNGTEALFARFGGRGCRGSPIELKEVDSSMMATNSPSTCIDMGGEEASSYTFWCTGDLHQKDVPQGLFPDDDDDDDTRGRLHYTYGVSARTSNNKSSAESLRMLMDYRLMGITGLAAVLCIVVR from the coding sequence ATGGCCCCATCACTGTTCAGCGTCCTTACTCTCGCAGCAGCCTTGCACGCGATTCCGGCATATGGGCAAGGCGAGCAGCAGCCGCTCAACGAGGCTACCGGAGGAACCTACCACGATACGTATCCAGAAGCGCGGCCTGCCGAAATCACCATCTTCAATGACCCCAAGTGGCCTTGTGTAGCAGAGACAGGCCAGCCTTCAGTTGACTTAGACGTGCCCCTCAACACTTGCGTCTCTGCGAACTTCACTCTCGACAGCAATGTCCACCTCATGTCCCCCGGATTATGCCCGGGAGGCAACAAAAGCCCCTACATATCCATTTACCCAAGTTCGAGTTGCACGGGCATATCCAATCATCCAACTTGGTACGACAGACGCGTCGCACTGAATGGTCCCGGTTATTGTCTCGGCAAAGCCGTTTGGGGAAGCATGATCACGCCTCCAGAAGGGCAATGGTCAATGGAATTTCGATGCGATGGCACGGAGAGCGACGAGCCTATGAGGTTTCTCCATGTCACTCTTCCCGAACCGCCCGCGAAGGCCAAGCCAGAACCTGCCCGTCCAAGACCTAAAACAGCTTCCGTCTCCGATTCAGCATGTTACATTTCTGGGATGGGAATGGCTGGCGCTCCCAAGTTCATCTTCCAACGACCAGAAGCCGATGTGTGTGTCAACGTCGCGCCGAAGCACAGACTTAAGATTTATCGGAACGCCTTGTGTCCAAACGGCACCGAGGCACTTTTCGCGCGTttcggaggaagaggttgcAGAGGTAGCCCCATCGAGCTCAAGGAAGTGGACAGCAGCATGATGGCGACCAACTCTCCAAGTACTTGTATTGACatgggaggagaagaagccagcagTTATACCTTTTGGTGCACAGGTGATCTTCACCAAAAGGATGTGCCTCAAGGCCTGTTtcctgatgatgatgatgatgacgatacTCGGGGCCGGTTACACTACACGTACGGAGTCTCTGCCAGAACTTCAAATAACAAGTCAAGCGCCGAATCATTGAGGATGTTGATGGATTACAGACTCATGGGGATAACAGGCCTGGCGGCTGTGCTTTGTATAGTGGTCAGGTAA
- a CDS encoding PLD phosphodiesterase domain-containing protein, with amino-acid sequence MSNNVEDNDNMEMMTHLEGPVVESIYDTALITWNNPLVAKPPSPNSPVAEGGSSASIQDLRRLEILDHEQRHNGSQIVSEDGTCPELPEHTPESPHYDYDIAGEITRMQSCYSNKSDETRLQAANRQLNLAVKNPIQPTGPDIQDGDEMTPYIKTFTTKPVPIALVCRPPYGPINSKSLHVPQNEAWLSLIRNARREIFIQTPDLNAGPMMTALADALKRGVEVTYYVCWGYNDTGEMVPGQGGTNEQAARALINGLPPTGPERDLLHIYHYVGKDQDHAIHNSFKSRSCHVKVLIADGVVGIQGSGNQDTQSWFHSQEVNIMVDSYAICQKWRKAIDRNQNTGVFGQVII; translated from the coding sequence ATGAGCAACAACGTCGAGGACAATGACAACATGGAAATGATGACACACCTTGAAGGGCCTGTGGTTGAGAGCATCTACGACACTGCATTGATCACTTGGAACAATCCACTGGTCGCAAAGCCACCCTCACCCAACAGCCCAGTGGCTGAGGGCGGTTCGTCAGCATCCATACAAGACCTCCGGCGTCTCGAGATACTCGATCACGAACAGAGGCATAATGGGAGCCAGATCGTGTCAGAAGATGGAACCTGCCCTGAACTACCAGAACATACTCCTGAGAGTCCCCATTACGATTATGATATTGCTGGAGAGATTACAAGAATGCAGTCATGCTACTCCAACAAATCAGACGAGACCCGGCTACAAGCGGCAAACCGACAGCTCAACCTTGCGGTTAAGAATCCTATTCAACCAACAGGCCCCGATATTCAGGATGGGGACGAAATGACACCATACATCAAGACATTCACTACGAAGCCTGTCCCAATAGCCCTTGTGTGTCGACCTCCCTATGGCCCTATAAACTCGAAGAGTTTGCATGTGCCTCAGAACGAGGCTTGGCTTTCTCTAATTCGGAATGCCAGGAGGGAGATCTTCATCCAGACGCCAGATCTCAACGCTGGACCGATGATGACAGCTTTGGCTGATGCTCTCAAGCGTGGCGTTGAGGTTACGTACTACGTTTGCTGGGGATATAATGACACAGGAGAGATGGTTCCTGGTCAAGGCGGAACTAACGAGCAAGCGGCGCGAGCTCTTATCAATGGTCTTCCACCGACCGGACCGGAACGTGACCTTTTACACATTTACCACTATGTCGGGAAGGATCAAGACCATGCAATCCATAACTCGTTTAAATCCCGATCTTGTCATGTCAAAGTACTGATCGCGGATGGAGTAGTCGGCATTCAAGGCAGTGGGAATCAGGATACACAATCATGGTTTCATAGCCAGGAGGTTAACATTATGGTAGATAGCTATGCGATCTGTCAGAAGTGGAGAAAGGCTATTGACCGAAACCAGAATACGGGGGTATTTGGTcaggttattatatag